From the Betaproteobacteria bacterium genome, the window GCGCGCTCGCCGTGCCGCGCGAGCGCCCAGGCCACATGCTCGCGCACGAGCGCCGACGGGTCGTCGAGGCGCGCGCGCAACGCCGCGACCGCGCGCGCTCGATCGCGAGCGTTGCCCAGCCCGGTCGCGAGATTGCGCAACCAGCGTTCGTAGCCAATGCGGCGGATGGCGCTGCCCGCCAGCCGAGTCTCGAACTGCTCGCGTGTCCAGCCGAACAAGTCCGCCAGCGTGGCGTCGTCGAGCCCGTTGCGCACGGCGAAGTCCGGCTCGGCGCTCGGCCGGGCATACTTGTTCCACGGACAAACAAGCTGGCAATCGTCGCAACCGTAGACACGGTTGCCGATGGCGGCGCGAAACTGCTCCGGGATGGCGCCGCGATGCTCGATCGTGAGATATGAGACGCAGCGCGTTGCATCGAGCAGGTAAGGAGCGACGATCGCCTGGGTCGGGCAAACGTCCAGGCAGCGGGTGCACGAACCGCAATGCTCGCCCACCGGCTGGTCGGGCGGCAGCGGCAGGTCGGTGAAGATCTCGCCCAGGAAGTAGTACGAGCCGGCGTCGCGCGAGAGCAGCAGCGTATGCTTGCCGCGCCAGCCGAGTCCCGCCTGGCGTGCGAGCTCCACTTCCATCACCGGCGCGCTATCGGTGAACACGCGGTAGGCGAACGGCTCGACGGCCGCCTGGATGCGCTGCGCCAGATGCTCCAGGCGCTGGCGCAGGACCTTGTGGTAGTCGCGTCCCAAGGCATAGCGGGAGACGTAGGC encodes:
- the queG gene encoding tRNA epoxyqueuosine(34) reductase QueG, which produces MSVQADASRGRVDGIRLAERIKQWGRELGFQALGIAGVDLSAAEPRLLEWLARGFHGEMDYMARHGARRARPAELVSGTVSVITARLDYRDPQARDSAAVLADADRAYVSRYALGRDYHKVLRQRLEHLAQRIQAAVEPFAYRVFTDSAPVMEVELARQAGLGWRGKHTLLLSRDAGSYYFLGEIFTDLPLPPDQPVGEHCGSCTRCLDVCPTQAIVAPYLLDATRCVSYLTIEHRGAIPEQFRAAIGNRVYGCDDCQLVCPWNKYARPSAEPDFAVRNGLDDATLADLFGWTREQFETRLAGSAIRRIGYERWLRNLATGLGNARDRARAVAALRARLDDPSALVREHVAWALARHGERA